The following are encoded together in the Kribbella voronezhensis genome:
- a CDS encoding ester cyclase yields MSVSKALPDQSEALAVLERILQEGFATGNDAIVDEVCAPDVIEHQFGLAGSGAEAIAQIKRAIRDVHAMMPDVVYTIEDSVTHGDTVWARGRARGTATGPFFGPPSGAPIDIHLFEVARVVDGRIVEHWGCPDRFAVLAQTGALARLSN; encoded by the coding sequence ATGTCAGTTTCGAAGGCTTTGCCGGACCAGTCCGAGGCGCTCGCCGTCCTGGAGCGGATCCTGCAGGAGGGGTTCGCGACCGGCAACGACGCGATCGTCGACGAGGTGTGCGCGCCGGACGTGATCGAGCACCAGTTCGGCCTGGCCGGCTCCGGAGCGGAGGCGATCGCGCAGATCAAGCGGGCGATCCGGGATGTGCACGCGATGATGCCGGACGTCGTCTACACGATCGAGGACTCGGTCACCCACGGCGACACGGTGTGGGCGCGCGGACGGGCGCGCGGTACGGCGACGGGCCCGTTCTTCGGGCCGCCGAGCGGAGCGCCGATCGACATCCACCTGTTCGAGGTGGCGCGGGTCGTCGACGGCCGCATCGTCGAACACTGGGGCTGCCCGGACCGCTTCGCCGTCCTGGCCCAAACGGGCGCACTGGCCCGCCTGAGCAACTGA
- a CDS encoding ABC transporter ATP-binding protein, with the protein MSKAAPRLAVQGLRHLYADRPVIEDLTFTLAAGRAIALVGPNGAGKTTVLKCIVGSAEPAAGKILLDGLPIDERAEAVRRDVASLLDDLDFFPDLSAAEHLDLLARAHGNPEPEDLVDTLLDDVGLLAAADQLPGSLSSGQRRRLALATALVRPRKLLVLDEPEQRLDTAGVEWLAERLREEKKAGTSILFASHDTTLVDAVADETVALTPLP; encoded by the coding sequence ATGAGCAAAGCCGCGCCCCGGCTCGCCGTCCAGGGCCTCAGGCACCTGTACGCCGACCGCCCGGTGATCGAGGATCTCACCTTCACCCTGGCGGCGGGCCGGGCGATCGCCCTGGTCGGCCCGAACGGCGCCGGCAAGACCACGGTGCTCAAGTGCATCGTCGGTTCGGCCGAGCCGGCGGCCGGCAAGATCCTGCTCGACGGGTTGCCGATCGACGAGCGCGCGGAGGCGGTACGCCGTGACGTCGCCTCGTTGCTCGACGACCTCGACTTCTTCCCCGACCTCAGCGCGGCCGAGCACCTGGACCTGCTGGCCCGGGCGCACGGCAACCCCGAGCCGGAGGATCTCGTCGACACCCTGCTCGACGACGTCGGCCTGCTCGCCGCGGCGGATCAGCTCCCGGGTTCGCTGTCGTCGGGTCAGCGCCGGCGCCTCGCGCTGGCGACCGCGCTCGTCCGGCCGCGCAAGTTGCTCGTCCTCGACGAGCCGGAGCAGCGGCTGGACACCGCGGGTGTCGAATGGCTCGCGGAACGGCTGCGGGAAGAGAAGAAGGCCGGTACGTCGATCCTCTTCGCAAGTCACGACACGACGCTGGTGGACGCCGTCGCCGACGAAACCGTCGCGCTCACCCCGCTGCCATGA
- a CDS encoding TetR/AcrR family transcriptional regulator, producing MAEAVKTYRQEQAEATKIRIAQAARRLFAANGYGATSIDAIAKEAGVATRTIYSAFGTKREILSLICDLWLKDAGAVEFAGEVLALTEPAARLRGAAQWLTRLYSAGFDVVLIFDAATDESAETRALLRSKLAGRNQVMDAMIASLEAELRIPLKQAQAVYRALAAPGVYQELVDESGWTPAEFEQWVADSLERQLL from the coding sequence ATGGCCGAAGCTGTCAAGACCTACCGCCAGGAGCAGGCCGAGGCGACCAAGATCCGGATCGCCCAGGCCGCCCGGCGCCTGTTCGCCGCCAACGGGTACGGCGCGACGAGCATCGACGCGATCGCCAAAGAGGCCGGCGTGGCGACCCGGACTATCTATTCGGCCTTCGGCACCAAGCGCGAGATCCTCTCGTTGATCTGCGATCTCTGGCTCAAGGACGCGGGCGCCGTCGAGTTCGCGGGCGAGGTGCTCGCCTTGACCGAGCCGGCCGCTCGACTGCGGGGTGCCGCGCAGTGGCTGACCCGGCTCTATTCGGCCGGCTTCGACGTCGTACTGATCTTCGACGCGGCAACGGACGAGAGCGCCGAGACCCGGGCACTGCTGCGCTCCAAGCTGGCCGGGCGCAATCAGGTGATGGACGCGATGATCGCTTCTCTGGAAGCGGAGTTGAGGATTCCGCTCAAGCAGGCGCAGGCCGTCTATCGCGCGCTTGCCGCGCCGGGGGTCTATCAGGAACTCGTCGACGAGTCCGGCTGGACGCCCGCGGAGTTCGAGCAGTGGGTCGCCGACTCGCTCGAGCGCCAACTGCTTTGA
- a CDS encoding carbohydrate kinase family protein gives MQIAVAGSIATDILMTFPGRFKDQFLEEQMHKVSLSFLVDELVVHRGGVGANICYGMAQLGQRSLLIGSVGADFTDYGAALSEAGVDVSHVRICDNVHTARFTCTTDLDANQIASFYTGAMAESREIDLGAIHAATGGIDLVLIGADDPDGMLKHTALAKENGIDIAADPSQQLARMEGEQIRELIDGATYLFSNEYESGLMVQKTGWSHAEILERVGVRVTTHGGDGVVIENADGILAKIPAVPTPGLVDPTGGGDAFRAGYLTGRAAGLDHEAAAQVGCTLATTVLETVGTQEYTLDRPSFLTRLASAYGDEAAATAASTLKLG, from the coding sequence ATGCAGATCGCCGTCGCCGGATCGATCGCGACCGACATCCTGATGACGTTCCCCGGACGCTTCAAGGATCAGTTCCTCGAAGAGCAGATGCACAAGGTGTCGCTGTCGTTCCTGGTCGACGAACTGGTCGTGCACCGCGGCGGTGTCGGCGCGAACATCTGCTACGGGATGGCCCAGCTCGGCCAGCGGTCGCTGCTGATCGGCTCCGTCGGCGCCGACTTCACCGACTACGGCGCGGCGCTTTCCGAGGCGGGGGTCGACGTGTCGCACGTCCGCATCTGCGACAACGTGCACACCGCGCGCTTCACCTGTACGACGGACCTCGACGCGAACCAGATCGCGTCCTTCTACACCGGCGCGATGGCCGAGTCGCGCGAGATCGACCTCGGCGCGATCCACGCCGCGACCGGCGGCATCGACCTGGTCCTGATCGGCGCGGACGACCCGGACGGCATGCTCAAGCACACCGCGCTGGCGAAGGAGAACGGCATCGACATCGCCGCCGACCCCTCGCAGCAGCTGGCCCGGATGGAGGGCGAGCAGATCCGCGAGCTGATCGACGGCGCGACGTACCTGTTCAGCAACGAGTACGAGTCCGGCCTGATGGTGCAGAAGACCGGCTGGAGCCACGCCGAGATCCTCGAGCGGGTCGGCGTCCGGGTCACCACCCACGGCGGCGACGGCGTCGTGATCGAGAACGCGGACGGCATCCTCGCGAAGATCCCGGCCGTCCCGACTCCGGGCCTGGTCGACCCGACCGGTGGTGGCGACGCCTTCCGCGCCGGCTACCTGACCGGCCGCGCCGCGGGCCTCGACCACGAAGCGGCCGCCCAGGTCGGCTGCACGCTGGCGACCACGGTCCTCGAGACCGTCGGCACCCAGGAGTACACGCTGGACCGCCCGAGCTTCCTGACCCGCCTCGCCTCGGCGTACGGCGACGAGGCGGCCGCCACCGCCGCCAGCACCCTCAAACTCGGCTGA
- a CDS encoding DUF6297 family protein, whose amino-acid sequence MTTADGPVVFDPADFGAIPRSTELRRWMRKVRRGKADRTIWQQLEDIYVVAFALAMVGATGGNVLLKLNDRSAACTTGSCSWLLDTVPWILVPLLVSTLLRVLLSVGPVSASRATGFWLLATPVDRASLLRPSYRLVMIVSAIAGAVAALVGFALFGAGWSAVGEAAVLTTGLLICTACVTVWAQQTTKRSRWALRVADSLLVVAAIPAIVLAVRPQRGWVSYSPLGEDTSLTSNQLRLLVFGVVALVVAVALVVITARSLNRLSRTSVIAGGELLAGMAGAAITMDISLLADVVAGRHWRTVGRVHSRRGRGSLAQAVIYREFLRILRWPRRLIVGFGLLVVPYAVAGTGYDVLVPIAAGLAGFGAVRPLMDGLRSVCRSIGLVRALGMTLRELRVAMSVVPGLFVLVWVLLAYPAIGSPSAAFAVGVGILTGVVRQASARPPSYSGPLVASPMGAIPPGLFSQPIRGFDLLLLCLAPVLLGVNPRWALIVPSFILAVMFAVHPKQA is encoded by the coding sequence ATGACCACGGCGGACGGGCCGGTCGTCTTCGATCCGGCGGACTTCGGTGCGATCCCGCGCTCCACGGAGCTGCGCCGCTGGATGCGAAAGGTTCGCCGTGGCAAGGCGGACCGCACGATCTGGCAGCAGCTCGAGGACATCTACGTCGTCGCCTTCGCCCTCGCCATGGTCGGCGCGACCGGCGGCAACGTCCTGCTGAAGCTCAACGACCGCTCAGCAGCCTGTACTACGGGATCGTGCTCGTGGCTCCTCGACACAGTGCCGTGGATCCTGGTTCCTCTGCTGGTGTCCACACTGTTGCGAGTCCTGCTCAGCGTCGGCCCGGTCTCCGCGTCCAGGGCGACCGGGTTCTGGTTGCTGGCCACACCTGTGGATCGCGCGTCGCTGCTGCGACCGTCGTACCGGCTGGTGATGATCGTCTCGGCAATTGCGGGTGCCGTCGCCGCTCTGGTTGGGTTTGCGTTGTTCGGAGCGGGCTGGTCGGCTGTCGGCGAGGCTGCAGTGCTGACGACAGGGCTGTTGATCTGCACGGCGTGTGTGACGGTGTGGGCGCAGCAGACGACTAAGCGGTCCCGCTGGGCGCTGCGAGTGGCGGACAGTCTCCTGGTGGTCGCTGCGATCCCTGCGATCGTGCTGGCGGTGCGGCCGCAGCGGGGTTGGGTGTCGTACAGCCCGCTGGGGGAGGACACCTCGCTTACGTCCAACCAGCTGAGACTGTTGGTCTTCGGGGTTGTGGCGCTGGTTGTTGCTGTGGCACTGGTCGTCATCACTGCGCGGTCGCTCAACCGGCTGAGCCGTACGAGCGTCATCGCCGGTGGGGAGTTGCTGGCCGGCATGGCTGGTGCTGCGATCACCATGGACATCAGCCTGCTGGCGGACGTCGTTGCCGGACGCCACTGGCGCACGGTGGGCCGGGTGCACTCCCGCCGCGGCCGTGGCTCGCTGGCTCAAGCCGTCATCTACCGCGAGTTCCTCCGGATCCTCCGCTGGCCTCGTCGGCTGATCGTAGGCTTCGGCCTGCTCGTCGTCCCGTACGCCGTGGCCGGCACCGGGTACGACGTACTGGTGCCGATTGCTGCGGGTCTGGCCGGCTTCGGAGCGGTCCGGCCGTTGATGGACGGACTGCGGTCGGTCTGCCGCTCCATCGGGCTGGTCCGGGCGCTCGGGATGACCTTGCGCGAGTTGCGGGTCGCGATGTCCGTAGTACCGGGGTTGTTCGTGCTGGTGTGGGTGCTGCTGGCCTATCCGGCGATCGGGAGTCCTTCGGCGGCCTTCGCGGTCGGCGTCGGCATCCTGACCGGGGTTGTGCGTCAAGCGTCCGCGCGACCCCCGTCGTACAGCGGGCCGCTCGTCGCCTCGCCGATGGGCGCGATCCCGCCAGGACTCTTCTCCCAGCCGATCCGCGGGTTCGACCTGCTGCTGCTCTGCCTGGCGCCCGTCCTGCTCGGTGTCAATCCGCGCTGGGCACTGATCGTCCCGTCCTTCATCCTGGCCGTCATGTTCGCCGTCCATCCCAAGCAGGCATGA
- a CDS encoding O-methyltransferase: protein MGSQVQVTDELHDYMVAHGMPLDEIATELVAETQALGGIAEMLTTADQAALLTTLTRLISARRAVEIGTFTGFSALAIARGLPADGQLICLDVSDEWTSIGRRYWERAGVADKIELRIGDAHKSAGELEGEFDLAFVDADKPGYIEYFEHLVPRIRPNGLLLFDNTLAGGRVVGQHDQDPIDRKEFNAHIAEDDRVDVVMLGIGDGLTLVRKR, encoded by the coding sequence ATGGGCAGTCAGGTACAGGTGACCGATGAACTGCACGACTACATGGTCGCGCACGGGATGCCGCTGGACGAGATCGCGACCGAACTGGTGGCCGAGACACAGGCTCTCGGCGGTATCGCGGAGATGTTGACGACGGCCGACCAGGCCGCCCTGCTGACCACGCTGACCCGGCTGATCTCGGCCCGGCGCGCGGTGGAGATCGGCACCTTCACCGGGTTCTCCGCACTCGCGATCGCCCGCGGGCTGCCGGCCGACGGGCAGCTGATCTGCCTCGACGTGAGCGACGAGTGGACCTCGATCGGGCGCCGCTACTGGGAGCGCGCGGGCGTGGCGGACAAGATCGAGCTGCGGATCGGCGACGCGCACAAGTCGGCCGGCGAGCTCGAGGGCGAGTTCGACCTGGCCTTCGTGGACGCCGACAAGCCCGGCTACATCGAGTACTTCGAGCACCTCGTCCCGCGGATCCGCCCGAACGGCCTGCTGCTGTTCGACAACACGCTGGCCGGCGGCCGGGTCGTCGGGCAGCACGACCAGGACCCGATCGACCGCAAGGAGTTCAACGCGCACATCGCCGAGGACGACCGCGTCGACGTGGTGATGCTCGGCATCGGCGACGGGCTGACCCTGGTCCGCAAGCGATGA